One genomic segment of Catalinimonas alkaloidigena includes these proteins:
- a CDS encoding twin-arginine translocase TatA/TatE family subunit → MHTTLAFVGGLGGWEILLIVLVLVIFFGAKKIPELARGMGRGIREFKDATKEIKDEIEDNSHNTTASK, encoded by the coding sequence ATGCACACTACATTAGCATTTGTTGGCGGACTTGGAGGATGGGAGATTCTTCTGATAGTACTGGTTTTAGTAATCTTCTTTGGTGCCAAGAAAATTCCTGAACTAGCTCGTGGCATGGGACGCGGTATTCGCGAGTTCAAAGACGCCACTAAAGAAATTAAAGACGAGATCGAAGATAATTCTCATAATACCACTGCCAGCAAATAA